GGTCCTTTTTCCAACATGTGATATTAGTGAGGGTGCCCTATTCTAATTTTATACATGACTCAAAACATGAGATAAATGGATGTAAAATGCACGACTTGATGCATGACCTTGCAAAAGATGTTGCACATGAATGTGCAAATGCGAAAGAGTTAATTCAGCAAAACCTGCCTGTAAATGACATCCGTCACTTGCATATTTCGAGACATGATCAATTGAATAAAATCAGCCAGTTACACGGAGGCACTATGTATCTTCGCACTTTGTTGATACCACCATCATTGTACAAGGATCTGTCCAAGGATATGGTGAAGTCAAaactgatgtcatcaagagcATTGAGTATTCGTTGCAGAGATACTTCAATCGTCCATATGGAGCTCACACGCACAACACATTTACGGTATCTTGATCTCTCTGGCTCGATGATTGTCAGCTTGCCAAACTCAATCTGTATGTTGTATAATTTACTGTCTTTGAGGCTTAATGGCTGCTCCCGACTACAATATTTACCTGAGGGTATGAGAACTATGAGGAAGCTCTGCCATATTTGTCTCTTCGGGTGTCGTAGCTTGGAACGAATGCCCCCAAAACTTAGTGTACTACACAACCTTCGCACACTAACAACATTTGTTGTGGGCACAAAAGATGGATGTGGAATCGAGGAGCTCGAAGACCTACGACATATTGGCAACAGGTTGGAACTGTATAATTTGCGGGAAGTAAAGTGTGGGTCGAAGGCCAATCTCCATGCGAAATATAATCTAAATGAACTGTTGTTGTGTTGGGATCATTTTCGTGATGAATATGATGAGTCTACAATTGGTGAGGCCACTAATCATGAACAAGTATTGGAATCTCTTGTACCTCATGATAAGCTAAAAATTTTGGAGGTGCGTAGTTATGGTGGCCACACAATCTCAGAATGGATGAGAAACCCTCAAATGTTCCGGTGCTTGAGAGAACTCATTATGATGGAATGCCGAGGATGTAAGGACCTGCCAATAGTATGGTTGTCATCCTCTCTTGAGCATTTGTGTTTACGGCACATGGATAGCTTGACCACGTTGTGTAAGAACATCGACGTGGAAGCTGAAGCAGACAATACCTCTCTGCAAATATTCCCCAAGCTAAAGAGGATGGAATTAATTGCTTTGCCTGAGTTGGACAGATGGGCAGAAAATAGTGCTGGAGAGATTCTTAGCTCGGTGACGTTTCCCCGGCTTGAAAAACTAGTTATTAAGAATTGTGATAAGCTTGCAAGTCTCCCAAGGTTACCGGTTCTCACATATCTCAATCTATCTGGCCGCGAAGGGAATAATTCTACAGGAGCTCTTATTTCGATGCCTTTGGGCTCTTTGCCATCTCTTATCCACTTAAGAATATCATTTTTGCTGGTAGACGTGATGATGCCTCCAGACGGCGAGGAAAGCCAGAGTCAAAGACCTTTGGACACACTACGATATTTGACACTTGAGGGTGACGACGCCTTCATAACGATATTTAATAAATCCAAATTGCAACTTGGGCTTGGAGCTCTGCACATTAGTCGTTGCTCCAAACTTGACGGAATCCTTCCTCTGCTCCCCAAGTTTCCCGCATCCCTCGAGGAAATCTGGATTGACAACAACAGAAGTTTGGTGGCGCTGCCTTCAAACCTCGGAGATCTGACCAAGCTGAGGAGACTCTCTGTGTGGAGTTGCAATGCACTGAAAGCGTTGCCAGATGGGATGGATGGTCTCACTTCCCTTGAGGAGTTGGTTATTGATGGTTGTCCAGGGATAGAGAAATTTCCGCAGGGTCTCCTGCACCGGCTCCCTGCCCTCAAATACCTACAAATAGGTGGCTGCCCTGACCTGCAGAGGCGTTGCAGAGAAGGTGGGGAGTACTTTGACTTGATCGCTTCTATTCCCGATAAAGTCATTGAAGCACCCGCACAGCCACGAAAGTGGTTCCTTCCCTCCTGCGGTGGTGGTTCTCAAGGCAACTGAGGTATGTATGCTGGTGCTTCGCCTCTCCCGTCAACTAATTCTGCTATTGATCTAGCTCACATCATTGTTTACCTTTTGACTCTTCACATGTATGCATGCGTTGCAACTTAAATTTGTGTCTACCTGAATGCATATTGACGCCATTCTTTTGTACTGTCAGTATGTCATCGGATTGACTACACTTGGAGTTGAGTTGGGTTTGGACTGATCACTGGACGCGGTGCTCCACATTAACCAATCCGTGTCTCCTCGCTGGTTTTGTGCTGCATAAGCATTATCGTTTCTCGGCAAAGGACAATACAAAAAATTAGAAGCCTGTTCCATTCTGTGCCACGGAAGCCTCTTCTTGTCTCGCTGATCAAGGCACGCGAAATGCACAGGTGAACATCTAGTCCAACACCTAATGCTTTGACCCAACTGTGCTGTTCATCAGAAATGTGCAAGTGCGCTTCGTGGATGAATACTGGAACTAATTGTTTGCTTGCCCTTTGTGCAGCAGTGCAGGATGATCGAGCACATGACAATACGTCACAAGGAAGAAGTAAGTTAAGACTAAAAGGAAAATCCTCTCAAGAGATTAGTGCAACTGGGATGAAGAAAGCACGGAACATCGTGATACCTCAAATTCCGCTCGACGTGTCGAATGGAACGCACTGCTGAGTGGTGGCATGCCGGCCTGTGTGCATATCTTGATGAGGGGACTAGAATCATGTTGCGATCATGCAGTTAGATCATCTCGTGTCGAGAACAAGAGCCGTGTCTGAAAATACGCCCAAGAAAGAGAGCATCCACCGGAGGTTGGGTCTCGGACGATCTATTTGTTGTTTGCAAATGATGTCCAGAACTCTGAGATTTTATAGTATCTGTTGTGTTGGAGCAGGCCACAAGATGTTCTGGAACTGAATTCTTGAAGAATACCACAGGGTCTCTTTGGAAGGTAATAACAATATGACATTTCGTAAGAGAGTTCACAAGAGGGCTATTGGTAGTTTGTCTTTAACTCTCTGTATATAATAGAATGTGACAGAAGAATGATCCACCAAACTGTTTGCAAAGAGATCCTCCCTTCCCGGCCTTCAAAACATCTGATGCTGCATTGTGAGTATGATTTTATCCACAAGTTTCTGTGTGCATCTATCAACTCCTAATTGCATTagaatttttataattttgcTTTTAAAAAAGTAACATGCATgttaggaaaaagaaaaaggacctAGATGAAAACAAAAGGCATTGTTCCATTAGAGGACAAGGAGAAAGCAACACTATGCTTACTAAACCATTGAATCAGTCAATCATTTTCCATTTGGTTGCATTGATCCATCCGTGCGTTCACCAGTAATCAACTATATTTCTGTAACCTGTCTGCAGTTAATTCCAGCAAGCCTTGGAATTGCCGGCAAATTTGGAATCTTTTGGGTAGTATTCATGTAACCTTTGTCACAGTCTCCAAACCCCTGATCCTCTCAATTTGTTGAAGCAAAGGTGCGCCTGTTTCTTCAAGATGAACCGCGTGAGGAGAATTGCAGGAATTGGCAAGGCTAAGGTTCCATCTGCAGTTCAAAAAGACAGAGATGAGAGCATCGTTTTCTTCAGGGAGCTGTACAAGCGTGAGAAGGATAAGGATGTGAACCTCTTGGAACCAATGTATTCGGTCGAGTTTGAAGCTATCCAAGGTGAGCTGTTTGGTTGTGTCAATCCTTTTTCATGGTCATGTTATCAGGAATTTTCATGAACACATCCATTACCGGTGCAAATCTTGTGCAATTGTTTCCTCGAAAGTGGATTCACTCACTCTGGTGTTTGCATACCTACTGTTGTGCTAGGTGGCCATGGCTGCAAAGTTCCCCCAGGAAAGAGAGACTTCCTCATACCAGTGGACGAGAAGCATGACTATGACTGGTACGATAGGATTAAACTCGTGTCTGTACCCTCAACCGTATTCTTGCATATAGGATGGAATTGCTTCTAAAAGGAACAGTTTATTGTCAGGTTGATGACACCTCCAGCTGCACCACTGTTTCCTTCCCTTGAGATTGAAGCCAACTCCTCCCAAATGGTGTTCCAAAGGGTACCAATCCCTACTCGTCAAGTTAAACCATCAGCTCCAAGGGTACACTGAATGCTAATACTCCCAGATATCTATTTACTACTCATTTCCAAAACAGTGTCAGAAGAATTTCTGTAGCAATCTGCTGAATATCTTTCTCTTGATCTCTTTTTGTATGACAGCTCTTAGCCAAGCCTGAGGCAACTAAAGCATCGGCACGACCAGCATCACCCACATCCAACTCTTCGTCGAGAAAAACCTTCATCAAAGGCGCTCCAGCCATCTCCAAAGAGAAGAAGCAACCTCACACCGCAGGCCAGAGATCAGACCACAAGGTTCCAGTGAATGGACATCAGAAGGCCGCTGCTGCAGCTGTTCCAGCAGGTACCCGAACCAGTGGCGCGCCGAAGAAACACTCGGAGAGGTGCTATGCAACCCAAACCGGTGGCACAAGCGCAACCAAGGGAGTGACAGACCAAGAAACCCCTTTCAAGGCTCCGAAGAATCTGATCACAACAACCCGGTCGATATTCCGGCGCCGAACTCCATCGGCGGAGAATGCTCGGAGCAAAGATCCTGGGTCCGGTGCAGATGTCAAGAAGGAGAACGGCAAGGCGAGGAGGCAGTCGTATCCGCCGCCGGCGATAAGAGGCATGACGGAGCTGCAGTTACAGGACAGGCGGGATGCGCTGCCGCCGAGAGGGAAGAGTGTggctgggagcggcggcgagctcgccacCGGCAACGGTGGCCGTGCGGGGAGGGCATCACTGATGAAGGGCACGGGAAGAACTGATGGGAGAGCATGGGTCTGATATGAGCTTCGAAGCCAGGCGACGAAGGGAGCATATACTTCTACAGCCATTTCCGGAATCTGAAATTCATATGGCGCCCTTGTATTGCCAACTTTGCAAAAACAAAATTAGATAAATCTAATGCCAAATCCTTCAGTTGTTGCTACAGTACGCACACAATTTTTCATGCCAAAAGTTGCTGGCTACGGGCAAACAATTCCAGATCGCTCCTAGAACTGTGGCTTGCACATGGTACGGAATCAAACATGCTTCAAAGAAgagtattaaaaaaaaacatgcttcAAAGATTTATGTGGCAGAAGAGACGCGCAATTTTTTAACCTCCCTTTTTTTTGGTCaagtatgattttttttactttaagAACTACATATCACAGTACACATGTTTAGACTTCCGGTGTTAGTATACACGCATGTACCACAGTACCAGCCATATcccttttttctctcttttagATGTCACATCAAAATGAACCAACACGCCATGGCAATCGGTTTTAGAACCTGAGCAAAGGATCACCGTCATCTGTTTGCATGACTGACGATGAGCAGGGCGGCAACAGGCCGCCACAGGCATGGACTCAACCACTAGGCAGCATCTGTGGTTGGGGCAGCATCTGGGGAAGGGTTGAGCGGCTTCCCTCGGCCCATGGTAAACCCTCTTGTTCCATCCGGCATGCGGGGGCCTGGGGGCGGCTTTGGGACAGCTGGGTGATCCGATGGAGGAGTGCCAATCGGATGGTGGGCATCTCGGCTGTGGCCATAGTACTGGCCACGACCGCGGCCTCTGCCTCCACGGCCTCGCCCTCTCCCTTGCCTCATTCCACCCTTGTCATGTGAGCCATCTTCAGCCTATGAAATTCGTGGTTAGAATAGCCATCATTAAGAAGTTTGGGCTGGTGATAGCAACATGAAACTGGGGGCCACGGTAGTACCTGATGATCAAGATGTGCTTCAGAGATCTGGGTAGTATCCTCTGCCCCATAGTCATGTGGGTGGCCAGTTGTGTCAGGGCCGTCTTCATCCACAGCATACTCATCTCCACCCTTCCTTCCCTGACCCAACCCGTGCTTCTACAAAGAATGCAGATAATTGTTTTCTTCACTATCATCCCACTACTGCATCCAGCTTTGCAGAAAACATAGAACAGACAGTGAAAAAAACAGCACAGTGGTATGATTCAAAGTACCAGACAAGCAAGCAGCGAGCGAACTCTAATGCCACCATCTCTCCACTTTCCCTCAGCACTGAATGCAACCTATAATACAGGGTGTTCCTTCTATTAGTGAATCAAAGGTGGGAAAACACAACTGGATAGAAAGGTCAAGCTGACATACCGCTTTTTCAGCATCTTCAACAGCCCCATACTCAACAAAAGCATGCAGCTACAAGAACAGCAAAACGAAATTGTAAAAACAGTATACTTATTGTTTCGTATCACAAAGCTATACGCTCACTGAAAAAAAATAGTATTCATACAGAAGGTAGATAAACCATGGAACAGACCTTATTAGCAAAAAGCATCTCAATCCTTGATGTTTTGCTAGCAGCAGCTGCACCACCATCCTGTGGGTAGCAGGTACGTATAGATTTCACACTGCAAGGTAGATATCATGACTTGTGACTTCAGTATTGCATTGGGCAACTGTTTGTGCTAACAGACATGCATACCTCCCAACATCCGAGAAAATCTTCATAAGAGCCTGATACTTTTGATCAGGTAAATTTTCAGCAACAACGATGCGTGACTGGATGCACAAGGGACAAATTTCAGCAGTCTATACCTAGTGAATAGTTCATTAGACTAATTTGATGCTAACCTGAACTTCTTCAGTATTGAAGGGCCTTAAGCGTTTAACCTTTTTCCCATCCTCCGAAACAACCTATTATTGATACAAATCGGTATTTTAGTGAAGGCTAAAACATCGAAGCATCCATTCCAGATGTGGGGAGGACCAAAACATGACAAGAAAGTCCTTCCATAGGATGACAtaagtttatgaagatattTGCTTTCTGCTTTACCCCTGCAATGAGAGTTTGAGACAGCCATATCCTAGGTTTGACTAATGAAACTCCATTACTTAAGTAAGCAAATACATAAAATATATTCAAACAAGGTATCGTACAGAACAAAGTGAGCTGGTATTTGACAAGAACATGAATTAAAAGAGTGATAAGCACGCTATTAGATTAAGACGTACCAGCTCTGATGATGTGCGTAATGCAGCAACCAACAAGGATCTGTCAGAAACTATCTCCCGAATTTTCCTAAAATTTGCAACTACAGATATTGGCACTGCAAAACACAAAATGAACTGTCAGTATCACCACTCACCAGAAAATACAAGTCTAACAAAACTGAGATAGCAAGATGAGCAATTCATGTCCACTGCTTGCTGATATGGCAGAATTAAAGTGTTGTTTGATGAACAAAGAATGCAGAAAACGCATTGGATACTTCTCTAGCACTACATCTTAAACTTTGTGAAGGGTGCAAAGCTACCAATAGTGAATGGCAAATAATgcaagaaaatagaaaaaaaaactccacaTAAAAAATGTGTTGATAGTTCAGCACAACATGATTATTGGCAAATGGTAGTTCCCCAGACTTACGGTAACACATGAAAATAATCATTTAAAAAACAAAGATGGGATGATGGAAATGTACCAGAAGCATAGCATCAAAAATAGCTTCTTTTTCTAGCACTATCATGCACACACTACTTTCATAGTGCATCAAATTTTAAATGGTCTTGATAATAAACCATCTAACAAAAATGTACGCACTAGACAGAATGATTGAGTAGCTTATTTGAAATTCCACAGTTGAACTCACCAAATCCATCTGGATCATTAGTGATGAACTTCATCAGATGTTCAGTTGTGGCCAGATTGATATCACTGAAGTAGAACTCCACCTGCCACATTGTAAAATACATTTAATCAAAGGGATACATATCAACACAGGTGGAAATCAAGCATCCAATGAATGAGCAACTAAAAGGGAAGTAATAAAAGCCTAAAAAGTGAAGTTAGTACAGCCAAGACTTCTTTTCAGTAAttcgagaaaaataaaaaggaaatcaagaaaaattaaagaaactaATAAATAAGCGAAGCTATTTTCTCTTGTTTATGATTCTTTTTACCCGTATCTATAACTCCAACATTCTGTTATCACCTCAGAAAGATGCAAAGCAGTAAAGTAACGAAATCATGATGTTCTAACTTCTTTCCATTTTCTGGAGCATTATCCTAAAATGGAAAAACAGAGAACTAACGCTTCCACCTACCATGCGTGCACCAGTTACAAGCTAAATTAATTTCTGAAAGACGACATATCTGTAATTTGTCGTATTTGCTATACCCTAGTAGCAACGGATGAATCCAACTTGCCCACGTGTATATCAAGCATTGGCATGCACGCTTATAACTGTTCTAAGTTCCCGCCTTGCCTCCACCACTGACACTCAACGCTAACACACCCGAACACGAATGCAGCCTGTTCCCTTCCCGCCATACCATGTATTTGCATGAAGCAACAACCACGTAGCATTAGCcaagaaaaatattttcatgAGTTACTCTAAAAATAGAATTTGCCATATTATGTTCCACTTTTCTGTCTCCAAAGATCACTCCTCACTAATGAATAGTGTGTCATGCTACAGTAGAAATGATATGAAACCTAGGTACCAAACATGATGCTATAGATCAAAAGCCAGGGATGACACATCCTGTAGTCATCTAAGTAGAGAATGCATCTGAAACtcaaaaatcaaaattttcCAGTACATGAAGCAGCAAAAAGCAATCAAAACCTAAACGCATCGGTTTACACCTTAGGATTAGCTCACCAACACAGGGATCTAGGTTCTAGCGACACTCCAGATTCGCACCAGCCATCGCTCACAATCAACATGGAGATACAGTAGCACAGCAGGTAGCAAAGCAATCGAGCGCGGCGCAAAGAAAGCTACCTGTTTGACGACCTTGCGGGCATCGGCGTCGTTTAGCCGGTGATGCCCCGCGCCCGCAGGCCCCTCCTTatcctcccccgccgcggcggcgaccccATCATCCTCgccttggtggtggtgctggtgccgCGGCTGGTagtgctggtggtggtgatgcGGCTGATGGTGGTGAGACCCGCGGCGGTGGGGGTTGCTGCCGTGGTGCTGGGCGGCGGATCGGGGGGTGAACtcgggcgcggcggcgttgaggcgggcggccggggcggcggcggcagcggaggcggaggcggaggcggaggaggagccggatgcggaggcggaggcggaggcggagggatCCGGGGTCTCGTCTTGCGCCATGGGGGATCGGAGATGGGGTAAGCCGAGGAGGGTTTCGTCTGATTTGCTCGCTGGCGTGGCTGGggtggaagaagaggaggagaggagacgggACGGGCGGTTTCCAATTTCCAAAAGGCAGCTCTTTAACCCTGGGTTTAGCTTAACCATGGATTAGAGTTGGACTTGCACACTGTCCATGTGGTGTggtagggttttggtaactGCTAGCACCGTTTTTACTTTCACAACAAAAACATGTAAAAGTTATCATGAACACCCCGTCGACATCTTGCTAGCAATTTCAATCCTAGATGGCGGCAAGCAGATGAGCTAAGTGAGCACCATTTTAGGGTTTAAATAAAAGTGAAAAAGATTTTCTCTCCTACTATAAAGGCAAAACTGCCGAGGAAGTGGGTAAAGATGGCAAGTGGCATAATGAGAGGGTCAATGTTTACCACTTTAGGTGGAACGCACAGGTAGTTGCATTGCATGATTGACGGTCCCGACATAAGTAGAAGGGTTACATTACATGGCGATGTGATCGTCATGTGCATGTATGGTTGCTTTGATGGAAAATGGGCATGTTTGTTATGGTGCCAA
The genomic region above belongs to Setaria italica strain Yugu1 chromosome VI, Setaria_italica_v2.0, whole genome shotgun sequence and contains:
- the LOC101769400 gene encoding uncharacterized protein LOC101769400 isoform X1, with translation MIHQTVCKEILPSRPSKHLMLHCECACFFKMNRVRRIAGIGKAKVPSAVQKDRDESIVFFRELYKREKDKDVNLLEPMYSVEFEAIQGGHGCKVPPGKRDFLIPVDEKHDYDWLMTPPAAPLFPSLEIEANSSQMVFQRVPIPTRQVKPSAPRLLAKPEATKASARPASPTSNSSSRKTFIKGAPAISKEKKQPHTAGQRSDHKVPVNGHQKAAAAAVPAGTRTSGAPKKHSERCYATQTGGTSATKGVTDQETPFKAPKNLITTTRSIFRRRTPSAENARSKDPGSGADVKKENGKARRQSYPPPAIRGMTELQLQDRRDALPPRGKSVAGSGGELATGNGGRAGRASLMKGTGRTDGRAWV
- the LOC101769400 gene encoding translation initiation factor IF-2 isoform X2, producing the protein MNRVRRIAGIGKAKVPSAVQKDRDESIVFFRELYKREKDKDVNLLEPMYSVEFEAIQGGHGCKVPPGKRDFLIPVDEKHDYDWLMTPPAAPLFPSLEIEANSSQMVFQRVPIPTRQVKPSAPRLLAKPEATKASARPASPTSNSSSRKTFIKGAPAISKEKKQPHTAGQRSDHKVPVNGHQKAAAAAVPAGTRTSGAPKKHSERCYATQTGGTSATKGVTDQETPFKAPKNLITTTRSIFRRRTPSAENARSKDPGSGADVKKENGKARRQSYPPPAIRGMTELQLQDRRDALPPRGKSVAGSGGELATGNGGRAGRASLMKGTGRTDGRAWV
- the LOC101768999 gene encoding la-related protein 6B, producing the protein MAQDETPDPSASASASASGSSSASASASAAAAAPAARLNAAAPEFTPRSAAQHHGSNPHRRGSHHHQPHHHHQHYQPRHQHHHQGEDDGVAAAAGEDKEGPAGAGHHRLNDADARKVVKQVEFYFSDINLATTEHLMKFITNDPDGFVPISVVANFRKIREIVSDRSLLVAALRTSSELVVSEDGKKVKRLRPFNTEEVQSRIVVAENLPDQKYQALMKIFSDVGSVKSIRTCYPQDGGAAAASKTSRIEMLFANKLHAFVEYGAVEDAEKAVAFSAEGKWRDGGIRVRSLLACLKHGLGQGRKGGDEYAVDEDGPDTTGHPHDYGAEDTTQISEAHLDHQAEDGSHDKGGMRQGRGRGRGGRGRGRGQYYGHSRDAHHPIGTPPSDHPAVPKPPPGPRMPDGTRGFTMGRGKPLNPSPDAAPTTDAA